A genomic segment from Eremothecium gossypii ATCC 10895 chromosome III, complete sequence encodes:
- a CDS encoding ACR027Cp (NOHBY318; No homolog in Saccharomyces cerevisiae; Non-syntenic homolog of Kluyveromyces lactis KLLA0D00528g), with the protein MADGRRLLIGVDVGGTNSDLVVLDPARISEPNRGVLAWYKAVTTPDVSEGIEQAIRTVLDDPSNDIKKEEIVSVSIGTTHFINAVIERDANRLERVAVLRLCAGFGESLPPFGDFPEDLGSILQCYTASMDGGSQVNGSDIKPLDESALRRHCKEIKKRGITCVAVIATFANINNAHELRAAEIIKEEIPSAEVVLSHTVSTIGFVERENATILNAAIKRFGRRLITSFVRATKRIGLDCTILISQNDGTVLSTKDALAAPIRTFSSGATNSMRGAAILCSADPEVTGKNVIVCDVGGTTTDIGLLLASGFPRQSSTYSYVGGVKMNFSMPHVLSIGLGGGSIVRTEEGLTVGPDSTGADIVKQSLLCGGPVTTASDVAVAKLADSGSLEALSEFKMGNVSRVKGRFDEAYKDAFTATLKEKLERTIDRMKTSPDPIPVIMVGGGSFIAPDSLDGASKVIRPPYYQVANAIGAALGKISSSKQEFRTMLKGTDEEKEEVIKELVQKAQDEACSKGALRSSLSVVNIVCDAVPYVDKVYNVEVKVIGDIDYGKALDVTHKVAEENGDESDEETNYVTTKNATVLATEAKTVDYTTYRPSIKDGEWILSVTDIDFISIGAYILGCGGGGDPTSETIELKRIIKNGGVIKVLTLDEFERKTNGKGRAINVAYCGSPTLSSERLHANELLEAIDLIERWEGQKADGIFMFEIGGSNGLAGLWTAYKKNLPCIDIDLMGRAYPTQWQSLPSVYNDLKGYPYAALSDGNGMSILFTSVANDVQMEDLVRDAMNNHGVQCAVVDPTMNISRMKRETVLSTLSLSWRIGRAVRLARAKGDTGRLPDYIINAVGGPDAAKYLFKGKIISVEKRLERGYGYGVVVIEGLDDKSAILKVPFKNENIVAYKVQADGTEVPICSVPDLITLLDEDGGAVGTQDYRYGLIVLVMAFAPSDKWTSAPRGIEIGGPKGFGKAFEHIEYKPIGRYVEPVPVPDEYSQ; encoded by the coding sequence ATGGCGGATGGAAGAAGACTGCTGATAGGTGTTGACGTTGGAGGGACCAACTCAGACCTCGTTGTTTTGGACCCCGCGAGAATCTCCGAGCCAAATAGGGGGGTGTTGGCTTGGTACAAGGCAGTGACGACGCCAGATGTTTCGGAGGGGATTGAACAAGCAATCCGCACAGTGCTGGATGACCCATCGAATGACATCAAAAAGGAAGAGATCGTGTCCGTCAGTATTGGAACCACGCACTTCATCAATGCGGTAATTGAGCGCGATGCCAACAGGCTGGAGCGCGTAGCCGTGCTACGGTTGTGCGCCGGATTCGGAGAAAGCCTTCCTCCATTCGGCGACTTTCCGGAAGACTTGGGCAGCATATTGCAATGCTACACTGCGTCGATGGATGGAGGTTCCCAGGTCAACGGATCGGACATCAAACCGTTGGATGAGTCAGCTCTGCGCAGACATTGCAAGGAAATCAAAAAGAGAGGCATCACTTGCGTCGCGGTCATTGCCACATTTGCCAACATCAACAATGCCCACGAGCTCCGTGCAGCAGAAATTATCAAGGAGGAAATTCCAAGTGCCGAGGTGGTGCTTTCGCACACTGTTTCGACAATTGGGTTTGTAGAGCGCGAGAATGCTACGATACTAAACGCCGCAATCAAGCGCTTTGGCCGCCGTCTAATCACGTCTTTTGTGCGTGCTACGAAACGTATAGGTCTAGACTGTACCATCCTAATTTCGCAGAATGACGGCACAGTGCTCTCTACTAAGGATGCGCTTGCAGCGCCTATCAGGACTTTCTCGTCAGGCGCCACGAACTCCATGCGCGGTGCTGCAATTTTGTGTTCAGCGGATCCTGAGGTAACTGGGAAGAACGTCATTGTGTGCGATGTAGGTGGGACTACTACTGACATCGGACTTCTGTTGGCCTCTGGCTTCCCAAGGCAATCTTCAACATATTCATATGTTGGTGGGGTTAAAATGAATTTTTCCATGCCCCATGTGCTAAGTATTGGACTTGGTGGAGGATCTATTGTAAGAACAGAGGAAGGTCTAACGGTTGGTCCAGATTCGACAGGCGCGGATATAGTCAAGCAATCGCTTTTATGCGGCGGTCCGGTTACCACGGCTTCCGATGTTGCCGTGGCAAAACTGGCCGACAGTGGGAGTCTGGAAGCCCTCAGTGAATTCAAGATGGGTAATGTTTCGCGCGTCAAGGGCAGATTTGACGAAGCCTACAAGGACGCATTCACTGCTACTCTCAAAGAGAAGTTAGAAAGGACTATTGATCGCATGAAAACCTCTCCCGATCCTATCCCCGTCATAATGGTTGGGGGTGGCTCGTTTATCGCTCCGGACAGCCTAGATGGTGCATCTAAAGTCATTAGACCGCCATATTACCAAGTCGCCAATGCCATTGGGGCAGCCCTAGGGAAAATTTCTTCATCAAAGCAGGAATTCCGGACGATGCTTAAAGGCACAGATGAAGAGAAAGAAGAGGTAATTAAAGAGCTGGTGCAAAAGGCTCAAGACGAGGCGTGCTCCAAGGGTGCTCTTCGGAGTTCCCTATCTGTTGTCAACATTGTCTGCGATGCCGTTCCATATGTTGATAAAGTCTATAATGTTGAGGTGAAAGTCATCGGTGATATTGACTATGGAAAGGCGCTCGACGTAACCCATAAAGTAGCAGAGGAGAATGGCGACGAGAGCGATGAAGAGACCAACTATGTAACTACCAAGAATGCTACTGTTTTGGCGACAGAGGCAAAAACGGTTGATTACACTACCTATAGGCCCTCGATTAAGGATGGTGAGTGGATTCTTTCCGTGACTGATATCGACTTTATTAGTATTGGTGCATATATTCTAGGTtgcggaggaggcggtGACCCAACTTCCGAAACTATAGAATTAAAGCGGATCATAAAGAATGGCGGGGTTATCAAGGTGCTCACTCTAGATGAGTTTGAAAGGAAGACAAACGGAAAGGGCCGCGCGATAAATGTGGCTTACTGCGGATCTCCTACCCTTTCTAGCGAACGTCTTCATGCCAATGAGCTACTAGAGGCAATAGACCTAATCGAGCGCTGGGAAGGTCAGAAAGCAGATGGTATTTTTATGTTTGAAATCGGTGGTAGCAATGGTCTTGCCGGTTTATGGACCGCTTATAAAAAGAACTTGCCGTGCATTGACATAGACCTCATGGGACGGGCATATCCAACACAATGGCAGTCCTTACCGTCAGTTTACAACGACCTAAAGGGTTATCCATACGCAGCACTTTCGGACGGGAATGGCATGTCTATACTATTCACTAGTGTAGCTAATGATGTTCAAATGGAAGACCTGGTGCGGGACGCTATGAACAACCACGGAGTACAATGTGCTGTTGTGGACCCAACTATGAATATCTCCCGGATGAAGAGAGAGACAGTCCTCAGCACTCTGTCCTTGTCGTGGAGAATCGGCCGTGCAGTGCGTCTCGCACGGGCAAAGGGCGATACTGGTAGATTGCCCGATTATATTATTAATGCTGTGGGCGGGCCCGACGCCGCCAAGTACCTATTCAAGGGGAAAATTATTAGCGTGGAGAAGAGATTGGAACGCGGTTATGGATATGGTGTAGTTGTTATAGAGGGACTGGATGACAAAAGTGCCATCTTGAAGGTGCCATTTAAAAATGAAAACATTGTCGCCTACAAGGTCCAGGCTGACGGCACAGAGGTGCCAATTTGTTCTGTACCTGATTTAATCACTCTATTAGATGAAGATGGCGGAGCCGTAGGTACGCAGGATTACAGATACGGACTTATCGTCCTTGTGATGGCTTTCGCTCCATCAGATAAGTGGACATCCGCCCCCCGTGGTATCGAGATCGGCGGGCCAAAAGGGTTCGGAAAGGCCTTCGAGCACATCGAATACAAGCCAATCGGGCGTTATGTTGAACCAGTTCCTGTTCCTGACGAATACAGCCAGTAA
- the KAR9 gene encoding Kar9p (Syntenic homolog of Saccharomyces cerevisiae YPL269W (KAR9)), with protein MIQVPNAFISPPLATTLGPGADSLEDVMLRIGNKNLSTEEIKQDLLRLVNLLQDLKVSLKGTFSRDVVVSHMPQYFDWIQDGRGLFYPLYKCFSQIEPAMLKFLDPLEAQQTSGALNRDQVAIFNLIDQVSELVLSLKPLFQSVKNLFDTALEFNEIFKDHMNSLLEEIEGNMKKCLALHQDCFASPVRHPPSFTLDQLVELISSSSNNQRLQMPTFNPLEKRIYQDYCELENAIVPIQTSLRDVLKTRIQMFRDRDIINLNYLMRLLNHKYANIVEKYDHFHSELMALKAGIIDKRWNVLFTNLNMELASILTSVTRMYESLQDNPTISGDTRDTLIQQIQQKSDTIFKTFEVIYKALDASILNPNVAEVTNTLADKWLVLREKVDPILPKETESDPIDVLTKRMSDMTISEPVDSKPFHFDRSKRCSVGALLLRKMNIKPILTSDPDEAEKPKFNRSYRSPSSADANGSPISSDYPPVPFSLEPVHSKNPPVFKLQIGSPDQPPVVKLQNENVCTEDKKTLAPSNTATAEPIGATQMQLNPEYPCSPPPPGDPQPTSPAQNATRRPSDASLGYPGSHKDPQSPSAPFLSAGSSAPVSPREAPATKSPSLSPKDCRPEFDHMEPPDFFRSGEDSYTWRRDRSRNSSVSSASAGELSGKLLLSASPQSSQPGDFTACTTAPNEDDVSPTSLVSDDYIKQADHIKYIERIEEERFRYYANMHSRIPVMFSDLIPQPIHLSHFPRSPGTRHNYWSSRLKEPTPLADLLNLS; from the coding sequence ATGATACAGGTACCTAACGCGTTTATCTCGCCCCCCTTAGCGACCACACTAGGGCCCGGAGCTGACTCACTGGAGGATGTGATGCTGCGAATCGGAAACAAGAACCTGAGCACGGAGGAGATCAAGCAGGACCTGTTGCGATTGGTcaacctgctgcaggatcTGAAGGTGTCGCTGAAGGGGACGTTTTCTAGGGACGTGGTGGTGTCGCACATGCCACAGTACTTCGACTGGATCCAGGACGGGCGTGGCCTCTTCTACCCGCTGTACAAGTGCTTTTCGCAGATCGAGCCCGCGATGCTGAAGTTCCTGGACCCGCTGGAGGCGCAGCAGACGTCCGGCGCGCTGAACAGGGACCAGGTGGCGATCTTCAACCTGATCGACCAGGTGTCCGAGCTCGTGCTGAGCCTGAAGCCGCTGTTCCAGTCGGTGAAGAACCTATTCGACACGGCGCTGGAGTTCAATGAGATCTTCAAGGACCACATGAACTCGCTACTGGAGGAGATCGAAGGAAACATGAAGAAGTGCCTCGCGCTGCACCAGGACTGCTTCGCGTCGCCCGTGAGACACCCTCCGTCCTTCACGTTGGACCAGCTCGTGGAGCTTATATCCTCATCGTCAAACAACCAGCGGCTGCAGATGCCGACCTTCAATCCCCTGGAAAAGCGCATCTACCAGGATTACTGCGAGCTAGAGAATGCTATTGTGCCGATCCAGACATCGCTGAGAGACGTCCTGAAAACCCGCATCCAGATGTTCAGGGACCGAGATATTATCAACCTAAACTACTTGATGCGCTTGCTGAACCACAAGTACGCAAACATAGTGGAGAAGTATGACCACTTTCACAGCGAGCTGATGGCTTTGAAGGCCGGGATCATAGATAAGCGCTGGAACGTCCTCTTCACAAACCTTAACATGGAATTGGCATCTATACTGACGAGTGTGACTCGCATGTACGAGAGTCTGCAAGACAACCCGACCATATCCGGCGATACGAGGGACACGCTTATACAGCAGATACAGCAGAAAAGCGATACCATATTCAAGACCTTCGAGGTCATATACAAGGCCCTTGACGCCTCCATCCTCAATCCCAACGTGGCCGAAGTCACTAATACCCTGGCGGATAAGTGGCTAGTTCTTCGCGAGAAAGTAGACCCCATCCTCCCCAAAGAGACAGAGTCTGATCCCATCGACGTTTTGACAAAGCGAATGAGCGACATGACAATTTCAGAGCCCGTGGACTCCAAACCGTTCCATTTCGATCGGAGCAAACGATGTAGCGTAGGCGCACTCTTATTACGCAAAATGAACATCAAGCCCATACTCACATCAGATCCCGATGAGGCGGAGAAGCCGAAGTTCAACAGGAGCTATAGAAGCCCTAGCAGCGCGGATGCCAACGGGTCCCCGATCTCCTCGGATTACCCCCCAGTGCCGTTCTCTCTAGAGCCCGTTCATTCTAAAAACCCGCCCGTTTTTAAGCTCCAGATTGGCTCCCCTGACCAGCCACCCGTCGTAAAGCTCCAGAACGAAAATGTGTGCACAGAAGACAAAAAGACATTGGCGCCCTCAAACACAGCAACGGCAGAGCCCATAGGTGCTACCCAAATGCAACTGAATCCGGAATATCCTTGCTCACCCCCGCCGCCGGGGGACCCACAGCCCACGTCTCCGGCGCAAAACGCCACCAGAAGGCCTTCCGACGCAAGTCTTGGATATCCTGGATCACACAAAGACCCACAGTCCCCATCAGCCCCCTTCCTCTCTGCAGGCTCATCTGCGCCGGTCTCGCCGCGGGAGGCACCGGCCACGAAGTCTCCGTCGCTATCACCAAAGGACTGTCGGCCAGAGTTCGACCACATGGAACCCCCAGATTTCTTTCGCAGCGGAGAAGATAGCTACACCTGGCGCCGCGACCGGAGCAGGAACTCTTCTGTTTCCTCTGCCTCCGCCGGCGAACTATCCGGCAAGCTGCTCCTGAGCGCGTCTCCCCAGAGCTCGCAGCCGGGTGACTTCACCGCATGCACAACTGCGCCGAACGAGGACGACGTCTCTCCAACTTCGCTGGTTTCCGATGACTACATCAAGCAGGCGGATCATATTAAGTATATCGAACGTATCGAGGAAGAGCGTTTTAGGTACTATGCTAATATGCATTCGAGGATTCCCGTCATGTTCAGCGATTTGATACCGCAGCCAATACACCTCTCACACTTCCCCCGAAGCCCAGGAACCCGGCACAACTACTGGTCATCGAGATTGAAGGAGCCCACGCCGTTGGCGGATCTTCTTAACTTATCATGA
- the ACM1 gene encoding Acm1p (Syntenic homolog of Saccharomyces cerevisiae YPL267W (ACM1)) encodes MSDVSPVKRNVLARKSVNVKAGARKDKNNSNQSSPKRAKIESSESSVTTGRVASPLRPSGQFTFYKETPEERAQVIQQQTTVAQQRVRDENDFESCKENLDCEETAKTGAAAGKPSRTALRDLSIEEYCGYIEYKGGSSRNQLTLHLAHPTVLPSFVTPPRSAKLRAFFTAKQVVKSKRRCKRAKTTDDICKDRTVRKLDFTIHQDA; translated from the coding sequence ATGTCGGATGTGTCGCCTGTGAAGAGAAACGTGCTGGCTCGCAAGAGCGTTAACGTCAAGGCTGGCGCGCGCAAGGATAAGAACAACAGCAACCAGAGCTCCCCCAAGCGCGCAAAAATAGAGTCGAGCGAGTCGAGCGTGACCACAGGACGCGTTGCGTCTCCCCTCCGGCCGTCGGGGCAGTTTACATTTTACAAAGAGACCCCCGAGGAGCGGGCGCAGGTCATTCAGCAACAGACCACGGtagcgcagcagcgggtgCGCGACGAGAACGACTTCGAGAGCTGCAAGGAGAACCTGGACTGCGAGGAGACGGCCAAAacgggcgcggcggcgggcaaGCCCTCCCGCACCGCTTTACGCGACTTGAGCATCGAGGAGTATTGTGGCTACATCGAGTACAAGGGGGGCTCCAGCCGGAACCAACTGACACTGCACCTGGCACATCCTACAGTGCTACCGAGCTTCGTGACTCCTCCACGCAGCGCAAAGCTCAGAGCGTTTTTCACCGCCAAGCAAGTTGTGAAAAGCAAGCGGCGCTGCAAACGTGCAAAGACCACAGATGACATCTGCAAAGACAGGACGGTGCGCAAGCTGGATTTCACGATCCACCAGGATGCTTAG
- the DIM1 gene encoding putative dimethyladenosine transferase (Syntenic homolog of Saccharomyces cerevisiae YPL266W (DIM1)) — MGKAAKKKYSGISTGKEVPSEQHMNTVFKFNTDLGQHILKNPLVAQGIVDKAQIKPSDIVLEVGPGTGNLTVRILEQARKVVAVEFDPRMAAELTKRVHGTPAEKKLEIMLGDFMKTELPYFDICISNTPYQISSPLVFKLINQPRPPRVSILMFQREFAMRLLARPGDSLYCRLSANVQMWANVTHVMKVGRNNFRPPPQVESSVVRIEIKTPRPPVDFNEWDGLLRIVFVRKNRTISAGFKSTAVLEIMEKNYKAYLATTNDAMVDDAKGSLAEQVKQKIETVLAETGLSDKRAGKCDQTDFLKLLYAFHQVGLHFS; from the coding sequence ATGGGCAAGGCAGCGAAGAAAAAATACTCTGGCATTTCTACTGGGAAGGAAGTTCCCTCCGAGCAGCACATGAATACAGTGTTCAAGTTTAATACCGATCTAGGTCAGCATATTCTGAAAAACCCCTTGGTTGCTCAGGGAATTGTCGATAAGGCACAGATAAAACCGTCAGATATTGTCCTGGAGGTGGGTCCTGGTACCGGTAACCTGACGGTCCGCATTTTGGAGCAAGCCAGAAAGGTGGTGGCGGTCGAATTTGATCCGCGAATGGCGGCTGAGTTGACCAAGCGTGTGCACGGTACGCCGGCGGAGAAGAAACTTGAGATCATGTTGGGCGACTTCATGAAGACCGAGCTGCCCTACTTTGATATTTGCATCAGTAATACCCCTTATCAGATCTCATCGCCACTGGTGTTCAAGCTTATCAACCAGCCCCGCCCACCACGTGTGTCCATTCTGATGTTCCAGCGAGAGTTTGCGATGCGTCTGCTTGCTCGCCCGGGTGACTCCTTGTACTGTAGACTTTCTGCGAACGTGCAGATGTGGGCCAATGTAACCCATGTCATGAAGGTTGGTCGTAATAATTTCCGCCCCCCACCACAGGTGGAGTCCAGTGTGGTACGGATCGAGATCAAAACCCCCCGCCCTCCTGTGGACTTCAATGAGTGGGATGGCTTACTGAGAATCGTGTTCGTCAGGAAGAATAGAACGATCTCTGCAGGATTCAAGTCCACTGCTGTATTAGAAATAATGGAGAAGAATTACAAGGCTTACTTGGCCACGACTAATGATGCTATGGTCGATGACGCGAAGGGATCTTTGGCGGAACAAGTAAAACAGAAGATCGAGACTGTCCTTGCAGAAACTGGGTTATCTGACAAGAGAGCAGGAAAGTGCGACCAGACTGATTTCTTGAAATTGCTCTACGCTTTTCACCAGGTTGGGCTTCATTTTTCATAA
- the PLC1 gene encoding phosphatidylinositol phospholipase C (Syntenic homolog of Saccharomyces cerevisiae YPL268W (PLC1)) — protein MDLNHAYKASNGESNNSLDSSLDVKPMEKPATDDAVRTEKRKYHGAAVMSHHQISVMSQPLTKGVRELIKKTTAFMSCSKSKPQKLMELGPMTYAHSVLTASEKPLCHMELESSSVNGFADTLQDNGVSDATLVEMWLIRVTRRKRVRYCFRISNGVLTWKDNRMLELDTIKDIRMAEMAKNYREQYDIMDAFASRWITIIYQVSPTKLKALHLIAPTQLECAKFYNAVLTVARQRRELMESISVPSSEAFANIHWKVNVSSKKADESRDTLSFEDVQRLCTKFHIYCSSNYLKRVFKIADVNRNGLLNFSEFCTFVRMLKKRHEVTEIWQKIAAETRAIDFEKFYSFLTDVQCEDMDAQLARDLFNEYSHEGYMDEDLLLKFLTAQPYAREIEEDYSRPLSEYFISSSHNTYLLGNQVGSMASVEGYIQALQQGCRSVEIDIWDSDDGPVVCHGKLTSSLPLRNVVDVINKYAFITSPYPLILSLEIHCRSEGQIIVKQLFDDILGPLIYVADHSVGWPSLRDLKHKIIIKSKKLRVNVDMAADIYHSTSSKGSSYDSEYDVQSQPSSPMPRRGMRGIHISKRKHRVIEQLLQISAIHGITFRNFSLPESKTPTHCFSLSERSFDNLANDDLQRLAIDKHNRRHLMRVYPHAFRYKSSNYDPIKCWRLGVQMVATNWQTYDLGQQLNQAMFRVTARDDWPWPSGYVRKPEYLLHTVPKTSFIRDIYEAVHSSVVALSLELLSAQLLPKPKLSSRDGEAHFAPYVVIEVLGDGLCGPIHVQNGLVTAPNQVTSCRCPENGFNPVWKTSLTATLNNTGFNFIRYIVKNADITLATCCIRLDYMKRGYRHIPLYSLESSRFIFSTLFVKTDYRIVRSLF, from the coding sequence ATGGACCTTAATCATGCATATAAGGCAAGTAATGGGGAGTCTAACAACAGCCTTGATTCTTCTCTGGATGTAAAACCGATGGAGAAGCCGGCAACAGATGATGCGGTCCGCACGGAGAAACGTAAGTACCATGGTGCGGCTGTCATGTCCCACCACCAAATAAGTGTGATGTCGCAGCCTCTGACCAAGGGCGTCAGAGAACTTATAAAGAAAACCACGGCGTTCATGTCTTGCTCGAAGAGCAAGCCGCAGAAACTGATGGAGCTGGGCCCGATGACGTACGCGCACTCCGTACTGACTGCGAGCGAGAAGCCTCTCTGCCACATGGAGTTGGAGAGCAGCAGCGTTAATGGGTTTGCAGACACCCTGCAAGACAACGGGGTGTCGGACGCGACGCTGGTGGAGATGTGGCTGATACGGGTCACTCGGCGCAAACGCGTGCGCTATTGCTTCCGGATAAGTAATGGTGTGTTGACATGGAAGGACAACAGGATGCTGGAGTTAGATACAATCAAGGACATTAGAATGGCCGAAATGGCAAAAAACTACAGGGAACAGTACGATATAATGGATGCGTTTGCGTCTCGGTGGATAACGATCATATATCAGGTGTCGCCTACGAAGCTGAAGGCTCTGCATCTGATAGCTCCGACGCAGCTCGAATGCGCGAAGTTTTATAATGCCGTGCTGACTGTTGCACGGCAGCGTCGGGAGCTGATGGAGAGTATTTCTGTCCCCAGCAGCGAGGCGTTTGCCAACATCCACTGGAAGGTGAATGTGTCATCCAAGAAGGCAGACGAAAGCAGGGATACGCTCTCTTTCGAAGATGTGCAGCGACTCTGCACCAAGTTCCACATATATTGCTCCTCCAACTATTTGAAGCGAGTTTTTAAAATAGCAGACGTGAATCGCAATGGGCTGCTGAACTTTAGCGAGTTTTGCACCTTTGTGCGGATGCTAAAGAAGCGCCATGAGGTTACAGAAATATGGCAAAAGATTGCCGCCGAAACTCGAGCGATAGATTTTGAAAAGTTTTACAGTTTCCTGACAGATGTGCAGTGCGAGGACATGGATGCCCAGCTGGCACGGGACCTATTTAATGAGTATTCGCACGAAGGTTACATGGACGAAGACCTCCTGTTAAAATTTCTGACTGCCCAACCGTACGCAAGGGAGATAGAAGAAGACTACTCAAGGCCGCTATCGGAATATTTCATTTCGTCTTCACACAATACATACTTGCTTGGTAATCAGGTAGGTAGTATGGCTAGTGTAGAGGGCTATATTCAGGCGCTGCAACAGGGCTGCCGCTCTGTGGAGATTGATATATGGGACAGCGATGATGGCCCGGTGGTCTGCCATGGAAAGTTGACCTCATCGCTACCGCTCCGCAACGTGGTTGACGTGATCAACAAGTACGCGTTTATCACATCCCCATACCCGCTAATATTATCATTAGAGATTCACTGCCGATCGGAGGGACAGATAATAGTGAAACAACTTTTCGACGACATTCTGGGGCCACTCATCTACGTGGCTGACCACTCTGTCGGATGGCCCAGCCTGCGAGATCTCAAGCACAAAATAATAATCAAAAGCAAGAAGCTCAGGGTAAATGTGGACATGGCTGCGGATATATACCACTCCACTTCTTCCAAGGGCTCATCTTATGACTCAGAGTATGACGTGCAGTCACAGCCCTCATCACCAATGCCCAGGAGGGGCATGCGCGGGATCCACATCTCAAAGCGCAAACACCGGGTCAttgagcagctgctgcagatTTCTGCAATCCACGGCATTACCTTCCGCAATTTTTCGTTGCCAGAGTCCAAGACGCCAACACACTGCTTTTCCTTGAGCGAGCGCAGCTTCGATAACCTGGCCAACGATGACCTGCAGCGCCTAGCGATCGACAAGCACAACCGGCGCCACCTGATGCGTGTATACCCCCATGCATTCCGCTACAAATCGTCGAACTACGACCCGATCAAATGCTGGCGCCTAGGTGTCCAAATGGTAGCCACCAATTGGCAGACCTACGACCTGGGGCAGCAGCTAAACCAGGCCATGTTCCGCGTTACCGCGCGCGACGACTGGCCATGGCCGTCGGGCTATGTTCGCAAGCCCGAGTATCTCCTCCACACCGTCCCAAAAACCAGCTTTATCCGCGACATCTACGAGGCCGTACACAGCTCGGTCGTGGCACTATCGCTTGAGCTGCTTTCCGCCCAGCTACTGCCGAAGCCCAAGCTTTCCTCGCGCGATGGCGAGGCCCATTTCGCCCCCTACGTCGTCATAGAGGTTCTCGGCGACGGTCTCTGTGGGCCAATCCACGTGCAGAACGGGCTTGTCACCGCCCCAAACCAAGTAACTTCCTGCCGCTGTCCCGAAAACGGTTTTAATCCTGTATGGAAGACGTCCTTGACTGCCACTCTCAACAATACTGGCTTCAATTTCATCAGATACATTGTCAAGAACGCTGACATTACGCTAGCGACCTGCTGCATTCGCCTCGACTACATGAAGAGAGGCTACAGACACATACCGTTATATAGCCTGGAGAGCTCGCGATTCATCTTCTCCACACTCTTTGTAAAAACCGATTACAGAATCGTGAGATCTCTTTTCTAG